A DNA window from Rubripirellula tenax contains the following coding sequences:
- the nrfD gene encoding NrfD/PsrC family molybdoenzyme membrane anchor subunit, producing the protein MSLAIPNGLDNSVERPGERAPLVLGDTTFHDITETVCQVAERKPNKAWVIGFLISFALLQWFGICILYLLYTGVGVWGNRSPVFWGWPIVNFVFWVGIGHAGTLISAILYLFRQDWRTGINRAAEAMTIFAVVCAGTFPGIHVGRAWLAFWLAPYPSLNLWMWPQFRSPLLWDVFAVSTYGTVSLLFWYMGMVPDLATFRDRSKNKWRRMAYGFLSLGWSGSSRHWMRYEKAYALLAAFAAPLVLSVHTIVSFDFAVSQVPGWHTTIFPPYFVAGAIFSGFAMVLTLMIPARTMLGLEKLITIRHLDNMCKIILATGSIVGLAYGTEFFIAWYGQVPEEKFAFLNRAFGPYWWAYWTMVSCNVISPQLFWFKKFRTTPWIIVIISIFVNIGMWFERFVIVISSLSRDYLPSAWAYFSPTWVDWSMLIGSFGLFFTLFLLFCRLMPVINMAEVKWTLAKQHHMSHENTSQADEH; encoded by the coding sequence ATGTCACTTGCCATCCCCAACGGACTGGACAACAGCGTCGAACGCCCGGGCGAACGTGCCCCGTTGGTGTTGGGCGACACGACGTTTCACGATATCACCGAAACGGTGTGTCAAGTTGCCGAGCGAAAGCCGAACAAGGCTTGGGTGATCGGGTTCTTGATCTCGTTCGCACTGCTTCAGTGGTTCGGTATCTGCATCCTTTACTTGCTTTACACGGGCGTCGGCGTCTGGGGTAACCGATCGCCGGTGTTCTGGGGTTGGCCGATTGTCAACTTCGTGTTCTGGGTCGGTATCGGTCACGCCGGTACATTGATCAGCGCGATTTTGTATCTGTTTCGCCAAGACTGGCGGACGGGGATCAACCGGGCCGCCGAGGCGATGACGATCTTCGCCGTCGTGTGTGCGGGAACGTTCCCGGGGATCCACGTCGGTCGGGCTTGGTTGGCGTTTTGGTTGGCACCTTATCCCAGTTTGAATCTTTGGATGTGGCCCCAATTCCGCAGTCCGTTGTTGTGGGACGTGTTTGCCGTGTCCACGTACGGCACCGTTTCGTTGCTGTTTTGGTACATGGGGATGGTGCCGGATTTGGCGACATTCCGCGATCGTTCCAAGAACAAATGGCGACGAATGGCTTACGGCTTTCTGTCGCTCGGTTGGTCGGGGTCGTCGCGTCACTGGATGCGTTACGAGAAGGCCTATGCATTGTTGGCTGCGTTCGCCGCGCCGCTGGTTTTGTCGGTGCACACGATCGTTTCGTTCGACTTCGCGGTTTCGCAAGTTCCCGGTTGGCACACGACGATTTTCCCACCCTACTTTGTTGCCGGGGCCATCTTTAGTGGTTTCGCGATGGTGTTAACGTTGATGATCCCGGCCCGCACCATGTTGGGTCTGGAAAAGTTGATCACGATTCGCCACTTGGACAACATGTGCAAGATCATCCTGGCGACCGGATCGATCGTCGGACTGGCTTACGGCACAGAATTCTTTATCGCTTGGTACGGCCAGGTGCCCGAAGAGAAGTTTGCGTTCTTGAACCGTGCATTTGGTCCGTATTGGTGGGCCTATTGGACGATGGTTTCCTGCAACGTGATCAGTCCTCAGTTGTTCTGGTTCAAAAAGTTCCGCACAACACCTTGGATCATCGTGATCATTTCGATCTTTGTGAACATCGGAATGTGGTTCGAGCGATTCGTGATTGTGATTTCGAGTTTGTCACGCGATTATCTTCCCAGCGCCTGGGCGTATTTCTCTCCGACATGGGTCGACTGGTCGATGCTGATTGGTTCGTTTGGTCTGTTCTTCACGCTGTTCTTGTTGTTCTGCCGGTTGATGCCGGTGATCAACATGGCCGAAGTGAAGTGGACGCTTGCGAAGCAGCATCACATGTCCCATGAAAACACGTCCCAAGCAGACGAGCACTAA
- a CDS encoding PIN/TRAM domain-containing protein has product MALIILRFLFLLCAGGVSAIINTQLLDTSTSVPWLVFAGTMAIALAVVVADIYAPKKKIDTISSIYFGLLIGVLLTYVLSIALAPLLAATFVGPAIPQMVMALILCYICVSVLLQTKDDFRFLIPYVEFVREVKGFKPLVLDTSVVIDGRIADLVGTGIFDNQLIMPRFALTELQAIADSGDKLRRTRGRRGLDVLNRMRADDNVDLIIFDRELPELAGQTVDLQLVLLAKHLEGKVVTGDFNLNKVAKLHNVPVINLNEISNALRPVFLPDETFRLKVIKAGEGPEQGIGYLDDGTMVVIEGGRNRIGQELDVRVTSTLQTNAGKMIFSKVESR; this is encoded by the coding sequence ATGGCGTTGATCATCCTGCGTTTCCTGTTTTTGCTGTGCGCCGGTGGCGTTTCGGCAATCATCAACACCCAACTCTTGGATACATCGACGTCGGTGCCGTGGCTGGTGTTTGCCGGCACGATGGCAATAGCGTTGGCGGTCGTGGTGGCGGATATCTATGCGCCGAAGAAGAAAATCGACACGATTTCGTCGATTTACTTCGGGTTGCTGATCGGTGTGTTGTTGACCTACGTGCTGTCAATCGCGCTGGCGCCGCTGCTTGCTGCCACGTTCGTGGGGCCGGCCATCCCGCAAATGGTGATGGCGTTGATCCTTTGTTACATCTGCGTCAGTGTGCTGTTGCAGACCAAGGACGACTTCCGTTTCTTGATTCCCTACGTCGAATTTGTTCGCGAGGTGAAGGGGTTCAAGCCGTTGGTGTTGGACACCAGCGTCGTCATCGACGGGCGGATCGCCGATTTGGTCGGCACCGGAATCTTTGATAACCAATTGATCATGCCGCGGTTTGCATTGACCGAATTGCAAGCGATCGCTGACAGCGGCGATAAGCTTCGCCGCACGCGGGGCCGGCGCGGTTTGGACGTGCTGAACCGGATGCGGGCCGACGACAACGTTGATTTGATCATCTTCGACCGCGAACTTCCCGAGTTGGCCGGCCAGACGGTGGATCTGCAACTGGTGTTGTTGGCGAAGCACTTGGAGGGCAAGGTCGTCACCGGTGACTTCAATCTGAACAAAGTCGCGAAGCTGCACAACGTTCCGGTCATCAACTTGAACGAGATCAGCAACGCGCTGCGTCCGGTGTTCTTGCCCGACGAAACGTTCCGTTTGAAAGTCATCAAGGCCGGCGAAGGTCCCGAGCAAGGGATCGGTTACTTGGACGATGGCACCATGGTGGTCATCGAAGGCGGGCGGAATCGCATCGGCCAGGAATTGGATGTTCGCGTCACCAGCACATTGCAAACCAACGCGGGGAAGATGATCTTCTCGAAAGTCGAAAGCCGTTAG
- a CDS encoding SCO family protein, with the protein MKRKVAATKPNPLASVFFTGFVAIAAPLVLSSSLVAQGLQSGADVSLNNGVPREVENVTVEQNLGAQIPLNLPLTDSAGRKVKTGYFIDGNKPTIVSLNYSNCPMLCNVQLNQLAKSLGELDLRIGEDFQMLSVSIDPKESTATARKTKDKYVEQLVSKHPRAEEGWEFCTAQQPIITKLADVLGFRYTYDAKSGEYYHPAMLAFVSPKGVVTRYSLAVTFETEDLRKALVEAGDGTVGTPVDQFVLWCFSYDPDSNSYVPQAWKIMRLGGAATIGLMLACLAPYWIGRKGSVTAATEADEVQETSRDD; encoded by the coding sequence ATGAAAAGAAAAGTGGCAGCGACGAAACCTAATCCTCTCGCGTCGGTATTTTTTACCGGCTTCGTCGCGATCGCTGCGCCCTTGGTGCTGAGTTCATCGCTGGTTGCACAAGGTTTGCAATCGGGCGCTGATGTCTCGCTGAACAACGGCGTGCCGCGTGAAGTCGAAAACGTGACCGTCGAACAAAATCTCGGCGCCCAGATTCCGCTGAACTTGCCGCTGACCGATTCAGCCGGTCGCAAGGTCAAGACGGGCTACTTCATCGACGGCAACAAACCGACGATCGTGTCGCTCAATTACAGCAATTGTCCGATGCTTTGCAACGTCCAGTTGAACCAACTGGCCAAGTCGCTGGGCGAATTGGATCTGCGGATCGGCGAAGACTTTCAAATGCTAAGCGTCAGCATCGACCCAAAAGAATCGACCGCAACGGCTCGCAAGACAAAAGACAAATACGTCGAACAATTGGTATCAAAACATCCCCGCGCCGAAGAGGGTTGGGAGTTCTGTACCGCTCAACAACCGATCATTACCAAGTTGGCCGATGTTTTAGGCTTTCGATACACGTATGACGCCAAGTCGGGCGAGTACTATCACCCGGCGATGTTGGCGTTCGTTTCACCCAAGGGCGTGGTGACGCGATACTCGTTGGCCGTAACGTTTGAAACTGAAGACCTTCGCAAGGCGCTCGTGGAAGCGGGCGATGGCACGGTCGGCACTCCCGTCGATCAATTCGTTTTGTGGTGCTTCAGTTACGATCCCGATAGCAACAGTTACGTTCCGCAGGCTTGGAAGATCATGCGTCTTGGTGGCGCCGCGACGATCGGTTTGATGTTGGCGTGTTTGGCACCGTATTGGATCGGTCGCAAAGGCAGCGTCACCGCAGCGACCGAGGCCGACGAAGTGCAGGAAACGTCACGCGACGACTGA
- a CDS encoding cytochrome c oxidase subunit I codes for MSAGSIPKGSVVRDPGYPTESENYLTNSKGVLSWVFTLDHKRIGVMYLIGVTLAFGFAGLLALLIRLHLFQPEGAIFKGAEANNYYNQVFTLHGAVMVFLFIIPSVPAALGNFLVPVMLGAKDVAFPRLNLCSFYLWCVGAVFFIAALFSTGLDTGWTFYTPYSTTTDTSVIAATMGAFILGFSSIFTGLNFIVTINTMRPPGMTWFRMPLFLWATYSTSIIQVLATPVLGITLLLLIAERTMHIGIFDPEFNGDPVTYQHFFWFYSHPAVYIMILPAFGIISDLISVHSHKRIFGYRFIAYSSIAIALLGFLVWGHHMFTAGMSPLTTIVFSALTFTVSVPSAIKVFNWLATMYKGSISLTTPMCFAIAFIFLFTIGGLTGLHLGTLATDMHLHDTYFVVAHFHYVMVGGTLIAFLGGVFHWWPKMFGKMYSEFGGRLAALIIFIGFNLTFLPQFVLGSRGMPRRYATYDPEFAYLHQMSTYGALLLGVGLLVALVVLLTSLVKGKKAPANPWGGATLEWHCTSPPPFYNFERAPVVGDPYDFSNVEWDDENERYVSTEPERKLVPGETPEAVPAHAKDTH; via the coding sequence ATGTCTGCCGGCTCGATTCCGAAAGGCTCCGTCGTTCGCGACCCAGGATATCCGACTGAAAGTGAGAACTATCTCACCAATTCCAAGGGTGTGCTCAGTTGGGTGTTCACGCTCGACCACAAGCGGATCGGGGTGATGTATCTGATCGGTGTGACTTTGGCGTTTGGATTCGCCGGGTTGCTCGCCCTGTTGATTCGGTTGCACCTGTTTCAACCCGAAGGCGCGATCTTCAAGGGTGCCGAAGCGAACAACTATTACAACCAAGTTTTCACGCTGCACGGTGCGGTGATGGTGTTCTTGTTCATCATCCCAAGTGTTCCCGCGGCATTGGGTAATTTCCTAGTGCCGGTGATGTTGGGGGCCAAGGACGTCGCGTTTCCGCGGCTGAATTTGTGCAGTTTTTACCTGTGGTGCGTCGGCGCGGTGTTCTTCATCGCCGCTTTGTTCAGCACGGGTTTGGACACGGGATGGACGTTCTACACGCCGTACAGCACGACGACCGACACCTCGGTGATCGCCGCGACGATGGGCGCGTTCATTCTGGGGTTCAGTTCGATCTTTACCGGTCTGAATTTCATCGTGACGATCAATACGATGCGTCCGCCGGGAATGACTTGGTTTCGCATGCCATTGTTCCTGTGGGCCACGTATTCGACAAGCATCATCCAAGTCTTGGCGACGCCCGTCTTGGGGATCACGTTGCTGTTGCTGATTGCCGAACGCACGATGCACATCGGGATTTTCGATCCTGAATTCAACGGTGACCCGGTCACGTACCAACACTTTTTCTGGTTCTACAGCCACCCGGCCGTTTACATCATGATTTTGCCAGCCTTCGGCATCATCAGCGATTTGATCAGTGTTCACTCGCACAAACGAATCTTCGGATATCGCTTCATCGCCTACTCTTCGATCGCGATCGCCCTGCTGGGCTTCCTGGTATGGGGACACCACATGTTCACCGCCGGCATGAGCCCGTTGACCACGATCGTGTTCAGTGCGTTGACGTTCACGGTATCCGTACCGTCGGCGATCAAGGTGTTCAACTGGTTGGCGACCATGTACAAGGGCTCGATCAGCCTGACGACGCCGATGTGCTTTGCCATCGCGTTCATCTTCCTGTTCACGATTGGCGGATTGACGGGGCTGCACCTCGGCACGCTCGCCACCGACATGCACTTGCACGACACGTACTTCGTTGTTGCCCACTTCCACTACGTGATGGTCGGTGGAACGCTGATCGCCTTCTTGGGCGGTGTGTTCCACTGGTGGCCGAAAATGTTCGGCAAGATGTACAGCGAATTTGGTGGCCGCTTGGCCGCGCTGATCATCTTCATCGGATTCAACCTGACTTTCTTGCCTCAATTCGTTCTGGGCAGCCGCGGGATGCCTCGTCGATACGCGACGTACGATCCTGAATTTGCGTACCTGCACCAAATGAGTACCTATGGTGCCCTGTTATTGGGCGTGGGATTGTTGGTCGCCTTGGTCGTGCTGCTGACTTCGTTGGTCAAGGGCAAGAAGGCTCCGGCGAACCCTTGGGGTGGTGCGACGTTGGAATGGCACTGCACCAGCCCGCCGCCGTTTTATAACTTCGAACGAGCACCGGTTGTGGGCGACCCCTACGACTTTAGCAACGTCGAATGGGATGACGAAAACGAGCGTTATGTTTCGACCGAGCCCGAGCGGAAGTTGGTTCCTGGCGAAACGCCCGAAGCGGTGCCCGCCCACGCCAAGGACACTCACTGA
- a CDS encoding cytochrome c oxidase subunit II, which produces MNFTNAFSLLSDYAEPYAWFPQSASTFSETNDWLYNWITYTCLVFFIPIVFALVYFSVKYKKPKGTKAESNVAHNTILELTWSIGPSFFLVGMFILGARAYLDQRDVPDGANEINVQAFKWGWTMDYGSGVFHPELHILLDEPVKLSMRSTDVIHSLYVPAFRAKKDIVPGRYNYMWFKPTVANERVSDAELAAAVKETKDLGETWNYDKHQFTPDGYRFFDLYCTEYCGTNHSEMQTVVVVHETLKDLTDWISANSVRPDGTPPAEYGEKLYKNRGCAGCHSVDGSKRVGPSFGGLYGRDEEMTVGGSVKADENYLRESILYPKEKIVAGYQPVMPSYKGQLSDDDIYSIVEYLKTLSSGDAAK; this is translated from the coding sequence ATGAACTTCACAAACGCATTTTCGCTGCTCAGCGACTACGCCGAGCCCTACGCTTGGTTTCCGCAGTCAGCGTCGACGTTCTCGGAAACCAATGACTGGTTGTACAACTGGATCACTTACACTTGCTTGGTGTTCTTCATCCCGATCGTGTTCGCGCTGGTGTATTTTTCGGTCAAGTACAAAAAGCCGAAGGGTACCAAGGCCGAGAGCAACGTTGCTCACAACACGATTCTTGAACTGACATGGTCAATCGGACCTTCGTTCTTTCTGGTCGGCATGTTCATTTTGGGGGCCCGCGCTTACTTAGATCAGCGTGACGTTCCCGATGGCGCGAACGAAATCAACGTCCAGGCATTCAAATGGGGATGGACGATGGACTACGGTTCAGGTGTCTTTCATCCCGAGTTGCACATTCTGTTGGATGAACCAGTGAAGTTGTCGATGCGTTCGACGGACGTCATCCACAGCCTTTACGTGCCCGCGTTTCGTGCCAAGAAGGACATCGTCCCGGGCCGTTACAACTACATGTGGTTCAAGCCCACCGTGGCGAACGAACGAGTCAGCGACGCAGAGCTTGCGGCCGCGGTCAAAGAAACCAAGGACTTGGGCGAGACCTGGAACTACGATAAGCATCAATTCACGCCTGATGGCTATAGGTTTTTTGACCTTTACTGCACCGAATACTGTGGCACCAACCACTCTGAAATGCAGACGGTCGTTGTCGTTCACGAAACGTTGAAAGACTTGACCGATTGGATTTCGGCGAACAGCGTCCGCCCAGACGGTACTCCCCCCGCCGAGTACGGCGAAAAATTGTACAAGAACCGCGGATGCGCCGGCTGTCACAGCGTGGACGGATCGAAGCGAGTCGGGCCGTCCTTCGGTGGGCTTTATGGTCGCGACGAGGAAATGACCGTGGGTGGATCGGTCAAGGCCGATGAAAACTACCTTCGCGAATCGATCTTGTACCCCAAAGAAAAAATTGTTGCCGGCTACCAACCGGTCATGCCAAGTTACAAGGGTCAGCTCAGCGACGATGACATCTATTCAATCGTCGAATACCTGAAAACGCTCTCCAGCGGGGACGCAGCAAAGTAA
- the folK gene encoding 2-amino-4-hydroxy-6-hydroxymethyldihydropteridine diphosphokinase — MNAQCLISFGSNLGDRDNRIADAAAIVQSSSMVQNFAASRLFETPPIGGPGGQEPFLNAIASFDTQATAREVLKLLQETENRLGRLRRQRWGSRSIDLDVVLHGELIGGSTALVVPHPRYTARQFVLQPACDVAAHYRDPRFGWSIEQLSDHLNQGAASLALINGEVAMREELCRRLSQEHGITTYTDPASFPTDHRAEDPWVSSFVPTLPPLDSAETRKPNVPRLVARIQQRTDEAGWPAPHQMWPTRWKWPEYRLDVDDIDWAVTEIVSALASMRCPIRPVTKDGAWAKP; from the coding sequence GTGAACGCACAATGCCTGATCAGCTTCGGGAGCAACCTTGGCGACCGCGACAATCGAATCGCGGACGCTGCCGCCATCGTGCAGTCATCGTCGATGGTCCAGAACTTTGCGGCCAGTCGATTGTTCGAAACGCCGCCGATCGGTGGCCCGGGCGGACAAGAACCGTTCCTCAACGCGATCGCCTCTTTCGATACGCAAGCCACTGCGCGAGAAGTGCTGAAGTTGCTGCAAGAAACCGAGAACCGACTCGGCCGACTTCGCCGTCAACGCTGGGGATCTCGCTCGATCGATTTGGACGTCGTCCTACACGGCGAATTGATCGGCGGATCGACCGCGCTGGTCGTTCCCCATCCGCGGTACACGGCCCGACAATTTGTGCTTCAACCGGCTTGCGATGTCGCCGCCCACTATCGTGACCCTCGGTTCGGATGGTCGATTGAACAACTGTCCGATCATCTGAACCAAGGCGCGGCGTCGTTGGCGTTGATCAATGGTGAAGTGGCGATGCGAGAAGAACTGTGCCGCCGGCTTTCGCAAGAGCATGGCATCACCACCTATACCGACCCCGCTTCGTTTCCGACCGACCACCGCGCCGAAGATCCGTGGGTGTCTAGCTTCGTGCCGACGCTGCCGCCGCTGGACAGTGCCGAGACTCGCAAGCCGAACGTCCCTCGGCTGGTCGCACGAATCCAACAAAGGACCGACGAAGCGGGCTGGCCGGCACCGCATCAAATGTGGCCGACGCGATGGAAGTGGCCCGAATATCGTTTGGATGTCGACGATATTGACTGGGCCGTTACCGAAATCGTGTCGGCTCTGGCTTCGATGCGATGCCCCATTCGTCCCGTCACCAAAGACGGGGCGTGGGCCAAACCGTAA
- a CDS encoding cytochrome C oxidase subunit IV family protein: protein MSAHGHTEDGHGREGYDFAHPMPVSMLLAVFGALVVLTIVTVAQASFDFGSYDILIVMGIATIKATLVMLFFMHMAWEKPFNTIVFVGSFVFVGLFVIFTLSDSSLTSDSFEPKIDEVVPMVVEG, encoded by the coding sequence ATGTCTGCACACGGTCACACTGAAGACGGTCACGGTCGCGAAGGCTACGATTTCGCGCATCCCATGCCTGTTTCGATGCTATTGGCTGTCTTCGGCGCCTTGGTCGTCTTGACCATTGTCACCGTTGCACAGGCCAGCTTTGATTTTGGCAGCTACGACATCCTGATCGTGATGGGAATTGCGACCATCAAAGCTACTTTGGTGATGCTGTTCTTCATGCACATGGCTTGGGAAAAGCCGTTCAACACGATCGTGTTCGTGGGTTCGTTCGTGTTCGTGGGCCTGTTTGTGATATTCACGCTCAGCGACAGCAGTCTCACCTCCGACTCGTTCGAGCCTAAGATCGATGAAGTTGTGCCAATGGTGGTCGAAGGCTGA
- a CDS encoding cytochrome c oxidase subunit 3, producing MSTIDVAPENAHDAHGHDHDHDHPSFLAHHFDTPEQQFDSGKLGIWLFLVTEVLFFSGMFCAYAIFRNLKPEVFEGNSQFLNTKLGAINTGVLLFSSLTMAWAVRCSQTEEYKKLTGMLAATLSCAMIFLGVKSIEYSHKWGMGLLPAGSFFYDPANPHPTAAQITSYGFSENVAFFLQNSLYFLCAPFLMVLIGVVIWLVVATIQGNKFQKACALPLAVVSLCFFVGVGLGMILESGGSEGHGADHAMADHAMVDGGHASHDHGDHDHAVGEHSHDEAHASEEALAGGDLSIRQRLASDATNSGLQSELEARRQQTAMASGAVVAQGGQVEGGITSATENVFTPRTAGVFFSIYYCMTGVHAIHILGGIGVLVWLLIRSVRNDFNRQYFGPVDYVGLYWHLVDLIWIYLFPLLYLIR from the coding sequence ATGTCTACCATCGACGTAGCTCCCGAAAATGCGCACGACGCGCATGGTCACGATCATGATCACGACCATCCGTCGTTTTTGGCGCACCACTTTGACACTCCCGAGCAGCAGTTCGACAGTGGAAAACTGGGCATTTGGCTGTTCCTGGTCACCGAAGTCTTGTTCTTCAGTGGCATGTTTTGTGCGTACGCGATTTTCCGCAATCTGAAACCGGAAGTGTTCGAAGGAAATAGCCAGTTTCTGAACACCAAATTGGGTGCGATCAACACGGGCGTGCTGTTGTTCAGTTCGTTGACGATGGCTTGGGCGGTTCGCTGCTCGCAAACCGAGGAATACAAGAAGCTGACCGGAATGTTGGCCGCGACCTTGTCTTGTGCAATGATCTTCTTGGGTGTCAAATCGATCGAGTATTCGCACAAGTGGGGTATGGGTTTGCTGCCCGCTGGTTCGTTCTTCTATGACCCGGCGAACCCGCATCCGACGGCCGCTCAGATAACCAGCTACGGGTTCAGCGAGAACGTCGCTTTCTTCCTGCAAAACAGTCTCTACTTTCTGTGTGCACCGTTTTTGATGGTGTTGATCGGAGTGGTCATTTGGTTGGTTGTTGCAACCATCCAAGGCAATAAGTTTCAAAAAGCATGTGCGTTACCTTTGGCGGTGGTCAGCCTGTGCTTCTTCGTTGGCGTCGGGCTAGGCATGATTTTGGAAAGCGGTGGCTCGGAAGGTCACGGCGCTGATCACGCAATGGCTGACCATGCGATGGTGGATGGCGGACATGCCAGCCATGATCACGGTGACCATGATCACGCCGTTGGCGAGCACTCCCACGATGAAGCCCATGCGTCGGAAGAAGCATTGGCCGGCGGTGATCTATCCATTCGCCAGCGTTTGGCCAGCGATGCCACGAATTCGGGCTTGCAAAGCGAGTTGGAAGCACGGCGGCAGCAAACGGCGATGGCTAGCGGTGCGGTCGTTGCCCAAGGCGGTCAAGTCGAAGGTGGCATCACCTCGGCGACCGAGAACGTTTTCACTCCGCGGACGGCGGGCGTTTTCTTCAGTATCTATTACTGCATGACCGGCGTCCACGCGATTCACATTCTCGGTGGTATTGGGGTTTTGGTTTGGTTGTTGATCCGGTCGGTGCGTAACGATTTCAATCGCCAGTACTTTGGCCCGGTCGACTATGTCGGGCTTTACTGGCACTTGGTCGACTTGATTTGGATCTACTTGTTCCCGCTGCTGTACCTGATTCGATAG
- a CDS encoding ArsR/SmtB family transcription factor translates to MIDPCDPPRDATAGPPSMDGSGCIHLSDEQMQKIAKAIADPQRFAILDCIAATDEIPCKKLVAEFSITQATISHHLKELVCADLIHSRRDGQMAILSCRRDVCGAYIHALSERLVSPGADQPR, encoded by the coding sequence ATGATTGATCCCTGTGACCCGCCGCGCGACGCGACTGCTGGACCACCATCGATGGATGGATCCGGCTGTATTCATTTGTCGGACGAACAGATGCAAAAAATTGCCAAAGCGATTGCCGATCCGCAGCGTTTCGCGATTCTTGACTGTATTGCCGCGACGGACGAGATTCCTTGCAAGAAATTGGTCGCGGAGTTTTCGATTACCCAAGCGACCATTTCGCACCACTTAAAAGAACTGGTTTGCGCGGACCTGATCCATTCGCGGCGAGACGGTCAAATGGCGATCCTTTCGTGCCGACGCGACGTCTGCGGCGCGTACATTCACGCCTTGTCCGAGCGACTGGTTTCTCCCGGCGCCGACCAACCCCGTTAG
- a CDS encoding quinol:electron acceptor oxidoreductase subunit ActD, with product MSETTDKKVHGIAAEYTSVDTLMDACRRVRDAGYTKTDAFAPFAVHGIDKALGIKPTKLPWIVLACGLTGTLTGLCMQIWMNGIDYPYIISGKPYISLPAFIPVAFELTILFASFGAFFGMWALNGLPKFSNPVFTDPRFDRVTDDRFFVYVDASDARYDRAGVEKLFSETGSEYITTVMEDDSPKKVPKFIITSWMVMVALSIIPLLIVLKMRVTNSSSPRFHIFYDMDFSPSKDAQQNTTLFADARAMRPDVPGTVARGQMDLNYQTGIDIDALAKIDGPRAAMLVRALDDAEAKADSAAKSDGAPKAAASPAPGVMDTTPWLGENPSELTAALLEKGQQQFGIYCSVCHGMNGGGNGLVNRRAQKILAGTWVPPSSLHQDSLYAGKYPDGKLFNTISNGIRKMPGYASQIKVEDRWAIVAYVRALQKSQNASIDLVPASKKKAIEKQQAAVQQKLKEQAEAEKKAAEESAAKAAKAESDKPSA from the coding sequence ATGTCTGAAACCACCGATAAAAAAGTTCACGGAATTGCCGCCGAGTACACCTCGGTCGATACCTTGATGGATGCTTGTCGTCGCGTTCGCGATGCCGGTTACACCAAGACGGATGCGTTTGCGCCGTTCGCGGTTCACGGCATCGATAAGGCGCTCGGTATCAAGCCGACCAAGTTGCCCTGGATCGTGTTGGCGTGCGGATTGACTGGCACGTTGACCGGGTTGTGCATGCAGATTTGGATGAACGGGATCGATTACCCGTACATCATCTCAGGCAAGCCGTACATTTCGCTGCCAGCGTTTATTCCCGTCGCGTTCGAATTGACGATTTTGTTCGCATCGTTCGGCGCGTTCTTCGGAATGTGGGCGCTCAACGGATTGCCCAAGTTCAGTAACCCCGTTTTTACCGATCCTCGGTTTGATCGGGTCACGGACGATCGATTCTTCGTTTACGTCGACGCGTCGGATGCCCGGTACGACCGCGCCGGCGTTGAGAAACTGTTCAGTGAAACGGGTAGCGAGTACATCACCACGGTGATGGAAGACGATTCGCCCAAGAAGGTGCCGAAGTTCATCATCACGTCGTGGATGGTGATGGTCGCTCTGTCGATCATTCCGTTGTTGATCGTACTGAAGATGCGAGTGACGAATAGTTCTTCGCCACGCTTCCATATTTTCTATGACATGGATTTTTCGCCTTCCAAGGATGCTCAGCAGAACACGACCCTGTTCGCCGACGCGCGAGCGATGCGGCCAGACGTTCCCGGAACGGTGGCCCGCGGTCAAATGGACTTGAACTATCAAACGGGCATCGACATCGACGCGCTTGCGAAAATCGATGGGCCACGTGCTGCGATGTTGGTGCGGGCTCTGGATGATGCCGAAGCGAAGGCCGATTCCGCTGCGAAGTCCGATGGTGCTCCGAAAGCCGCCGCCTCACCGGCCCCCGGCGTGATGGATACGACGCCTTGGTTGGGTGAAAACCCGAGCGAACTAACGGCCGCATTGCTGGAGAAAGGCCAACAGCAGTTTGGGATCTATTGTTCGGTGTGCCACGGAATGAACGGTGGTGGCAACGGACTGGTGAACCGACGGGCCCAGAAGATTTTGGCGGGCACGTGGGTGCCGCCGTCCTCGCTGCATCAGGACAGCCTGTACGCGGGTAAGTATCCCGATGGCAAGCTGTTCAACACGATCAGCAACGGTATCCGCAAGATGCCGGGCTATGCGTCGCAGATCAAGGTCGAAGACCGCTGGGCGATCGTGGCCTATGTAAGAGCGTTGCAGAAGAGCCAAAACGCTTCGATTGACTTGGTGCCGGCTTCGAAGAAGAAGGCGATCGAGAAACAGCAAGCTGCCGTTCAACAGAAGTTGAAAGAACAAGCGGAGGCCGAAAAGAAGGCCGCCGAGGAATCGGCGGCGAAAGCTGCCAAAGCCGAGAGCGACAAGCCGTCGGCTTAA